From a single Campylobacter concisus genomic region:
- the polA gene encoding DNA polymerase I: MKTLTIIDTFGFFFRLYYAMSGLKNRECKPSGMISGFANFIASLKDEYQSDYLIFALDSKGKTLRHEILGDYKANRSEPPAQLKEQLPVCIDMIEKMGLYSLSREGYEADDIIASAVKFCKDKDIFVRIVTHDKDLYQLIEDGKVSIYSPQSKIDHDSASCFEKYGVYPAQVRDFLAIAGDSSDNIPGVKGIGAVGAKKLLAEYGSLEGIYENLALLRNERTKNMLAAAKDEAFLSKKLATLFDDAVSSFDLEHSKFPEQNPLINISEILKEYDLNRLLKSLQKEENAEFKLGFRANLLLDEASIEKLLSDVTPETIVAFDTETTGVDSRSAKIVGFSFCFNDEDAYYVPVAHNYLGVPQQISLKFATWAVAQIYKGCVIGQNLKYDFEIVKNNLGLNPPANFKDTMILAWLSDPNSSVGMDALAKRLYDYDTIKFEDMVKKGQTFGDVPLENAAKYASEDAWITLKFYKTFLNTLDKNLLALADTHEFPFILTLFDMEQNGIKINEAKMQKLILENDTKLKALTSEIYELSGENFNINSVKQLGVILFEHLKLPTKKKTKTGYSTDESVLAELIDTHPVIEKILAYRELYKLQSTYCEPLLALAKKDEGSRIYTSFLQTGTSTGRLSSKNPNLQNIPARGSLAKDVRECFEAREGYSFVGLDYSQIELRLLAHFSRDPALLEAFKNDEDIHARTAISIFGSSDGQNRAVAKSINFGLIYGMGSSKLANQVNITRAEAKEYIERYFKAFATIKEFLESIKISAKNEGFVQTLLGRRRYFDFKSATPMQIAMFEREAVNTVFQGSAADLVKMAMVKVRANLDEKASMLLQIHDELIFEVKDEFAQEFGKATQKTMEEIYTLNVPLKTSLNIAKNWGELK, encoded by the coding sequence ATGAAAACACTTACGATTATTGACACTTTTGGTTTCTTTTTTAGGCTCTACTACGCCATGAGCGGACTTAAAAACCGCGAGTGCAAGCCAAGCGGTATGATAAGTGGCTTTGCAAATTTTATAGCAAGCCTCAAGGATGAATACCAAAGCGACTATCTCATCTTCGCACTTGATAGCAAAGGCAAGACCCTGCGCCACGAAATTTTAGGTGATTACAAAGCAAACAGGAGCGAGCCACCAGCTCAGCTAAAAGAACAGCTTCCGGTTTGCATAGATATGATAGAAAAAATGGGGCTTTACAGCCTTAGCCGCGAGGGCTACGAGGCCGATGATATCATCGCAAGTGCGGTTAAATTTTGTAAAGACAAAGATATATTTGTGCGAATAGTCACCCACGATAAAGACCTCTATCAACTCATAGAAGACGGCAAAGTGAGCATCTACAGCCCGCAAAGCAAGATCGACCACGATAGCGCAAGCTGCTTTGAAAAGTATGGAGTTTATCCGGCACAAGTAAGGGACTTTCTAGCGATCGCAGGCGATAGCTCGGACAACATCCCAGGCGTCAAAGGTATCGGCGCAGTAGGAGCTAAGAAGCTTTTGGCTGAGTATGGCAGCTTAGAGGGAATTTATGAAAATTTAGCCCTTCTTAGAAACGAGCGCACTAAAAATATGCTTGCTGCCGCAAAAGACGAAGCATTTTTGAGCAAAAAGCTAGCCACTTTATTTGATGACGCAGTTAGCTCATTTGATCTTGAGCACTCTAAATTTCCAGAGCAAAATCCTTTGATAAATATCTCAGAAATTTTAAAAGAGTACGATCTAAATAGGCTTCTTAAGAGCTTGCAAAAAGAGGAAAATGCTGAATTTAAGCTTGGCTTTAGAGCAAATTTACTCCTTGATGAGGCTAGCATTGAAAAGCTCTTATCAGACGTCACGCCAGAGACCATCGTCGCCTTTGACACCGAGACCACAGGCGTTGATAGCAGGAGCGCAAAGATCGTTGGATTTAGCTTTTGCTTTAACGACGAGGATGCCTACTACGTGCCAGTGGCTCACAACTACCTTGGTGTGCCACAGCAAATTAGCCTAAAATTTGCTACTTGGGCGGTAGCACAAATTTACAAAGGCTGCGTGATCGGGCAAAATTTAAAGTACGACTTTGAGATAGTTAAAAATAACCTAGGTCTAAATCCTCCAGCAAATTTCAAAGACACAATGATCCTTGCTTGGCTTAGCGATCCAAACTCAAGTGTCGGCATGGACGCACTGGCAAAGAGGCTCTACGACTACGACACGATAAAATTTGAAGATATGGTCAAAAAGGGGCAAACTTTTGGCGATGTGCCGCTAGAAAATGCCGCCAAATACGCAAGCGAGGACGCTTGGATAACGCTTAAATTTTATAAAACTTTTTTAAACACGCTTGATAAAAATTTACTAGCCCTTGCCGATACGCACGAGTTTCCTTTTATCCTCACGCTCTTTGACATGGAGCAAAACGGCATCAAGATAAATGAAGCCAAAATGCAAAAGCTCATCCTTGAAAACGACACCAAACTAAAAGCACTAACAAGTGAAATTTACGAGCTAAGCGGCGAAAATTTCAACATAAACTCCGTAAAACAGCTTGGCGTTATACTTTTTGAGCATCTAAAGCTTCCAACCAAAAAGAAGACAAAAACAGGATATAGCACCGATGAGAGCGTGCTAGCTGAGCTCATAGACACTCATCCAGTGATTGAGAAAATTTTAGCCTACAGGGAGCTATATAAACTGCAAAGCACCTACTGCGAGCCACTTTTAGCGCTTGCGAAAAAGGATGAGGGCTCACGAATTTACACGAGCTTTTTGCAAACTGGCACAAGCACTGGCAGGCTTTCAAGTAAAAATCCAAATTTACAAAATATCCCAGCTCGTGGTAGCCTCGCAAAGGACGTCAGAGAGTGCTTTGAGGCGCGCGAGGGCTATAGCTTTGTGGGGCTTGACTACAGCCAGATCGAGCTTAGGCTGCTAGCTCACTTTAGCCGTGATCCTGCGCTACTTGAGGCGTTTAAAAATGACGAGGATATCCACGCAAGGACGGCTATTAGTATATTTGGTAGCAGCGACGGGCAAAATAGAGCCGTGGCAAAGAGTATAAATTTTGGCCTCATTTACGGCATGGGCTCAAGCAAGCTGGCAAATCAAGTAAATATCACAAGAGCCGAGGCAAAAGAGTATATAGAGCGCTATTTCAAGGCATTTGCGACGATCAAAGAGTTTTTAGAGAGCATAAAAATTTCAGCTAAAAACGAGGGCTTTGTGCAGACGCTACTTGGCAGAAGGCGCTACTTTGACTTTAAAAGTGCCACACCTATGCAAATAGCGATGTTTGAGCGCGAGGCGGTAAATACGGTCTTTCAAGGCTCCGCAGCAGATCTAGTCAAGATGGCTATGGTAAAAGTTAGAGCAAATTTAGATGAAAAAGCGAGTATGTTGCTTCAGATCCACGACGAGCTGATCTTTGAAGTAAAAGACGAATTTGCGCAGGAATTTGGCAAGGCGACACAAAAGACGATGGAGGAAATTTACACGTTAAATGTGCCGCTTAAAACATCGCTAAATATTGCCAAAAACTGGGGCGAGCTAAAATAG
- a CDS encoding energy transducer TonB codes for MQSKQSLNKISNYSGLAVSLIVHGAAVYFLLSHDFDEIKIGEQKPIKIALNSFTPVPQVSAPQIAEQMLIPEPTPPAPPPPPEPPKPEPKPEPKPEPKKVEKPKREIKKVEPKKEKKIEPKPEPVIAQPVQPIVPPASVNTNLPANNKSIAAAPVQNVTPELNLSNSQGDEDFTKVIIAVKRHKSYPNNARRMKHQGVVEVRFLLKQDGSIDELKVSKSSGFESLDNGALENIQRASSEFPKPKQDRYLRFPISYTLK; via the coding sequence TTGCAATCCAAACAATCTCTGAATAAAATTTCAAATTACAGCGGCTTAGCTGTTTCGCTTATAGTGCATGGAGCAGCAGTATATTTTTTGCTTTCACATGATTTTGATGAGATAAAAATAGGTGAGCAAAAACCGATAAAAATAGCTCTTAATTCATTTACTCCAGTGCCACAAGTCTCAGCACCTCAAATAGCGGAGCAAATGCTTATCCCAGAGCCAACTCCACCAGCTCCACCACCACCGCCAGAGCCACCAAAACCTGAGCCAAAGCCAGAACCAAAACCTGAACCTAAAAAGGTGGAGAAACCAAAGCGTGAAATAAAAAAGGTAGAGCCTAAAAAAGAGAAAAAAATAGAGCCTAAGCCTGAACCGGTAATTGCTCAGCCAGTGCAGCCTATTGTACCGCCAGCTAGTGTAAATACAAATTTGCCAGCCAATAACAAGTCTATCGCTGCAGCTCCAGTTCAAAATGTAACACCTGAGCTAAATTTATCAAATTCACAAGGCGATGAAGATTTTACGAAAGTTATAATCGCAGTTAAGAGGCATAAAAGTTACCCAAATAATGCTAGACGTATGAAACATCAAGGAGTTGTAGAAGTTAGGTTTTTACTCAAGCAAGACGGCAGCATAGATGAACTTAAAGTTAGTAAAAGCTCTGGTTTTGAGTCGCTTGATAATGGTGCTTTAGAAAATATCCAAAGAGCAAGTTCTGAGTTTCCAAAGCCTAAACAAGATCGTTATCTGCGCTTTCCTATTTCATATACACTAAAATAA
- a CDS encoding glycosyltransferase family 4 protein — protein sequence MKKIVFLRINPNAVGGAERYLRRLTKALKDVGIDTSIRSYLGEARISSWKKALRFNAQVKRQKQSDEVYFSLERVSCADIYRAGDGVHKIYRATKPFWWVNPLNFVYPYLEKRCFKNSKKIIANSNYIKEQIISAYGVDESKIVTIYNGINLPQKVEKGEAKLSVCEEFGLDYNLPIVLFVGNGFKRKGAKDFLLLVSKLKTPVNALIVGKDKNLNSYKKLAKKLKIKAFFTGEQKMTAKFYEASDIFIFPTHYEPFSNVVLEALSFKNIVFTTAQNGAAEILENRFIMREPNDESILELVEQVLNDNDMMRELQEKAFALSQKFSIEENASKTLEIINEVLNLE from the coding sequence ATGAAAAAAATAGTTTTTTTACGTATCAATCCAAATGCGGTCGGTGGTGCCGAACGCTATTTAAGAAGGCTTACTAAAGCCCTAAAAGACGTAGGTATAGATACATCTATACGCTCATATCTAGGAGAGGCTAGGATCTCGTCATGGAAAAAGGCTTTGAGATTTAACGCACAGGTAAAACGCCAGAAACAAAGCGATGAAGTATATTTTAGCTTGGAGCGAGTGAGCTGCGCAGATATTTATAGAGCAGGGGACGGCGTGCATAAAATTTATCGTGCCACAAAGCCATTTTGGTGGGTTAATCCTCTAAATTTTGTCTATCCATATCTAGAAAAACGTTGCTTTAAAAATTCTAAAAAGATAATCGCAAATTCAAACTACATAAAAGAGCAAATCATCTCAGCTTACGGTGTCGATGAGTCAAAGATCGTTACCATTTACAACGGTATAAATTTGCCACAAAAGGTAGAAAAAGGAGAAGCAAAGCTTAGCGTATGCGAAGAATTTGGACTCGATTACAATTTGCCAATTGTGCTTTTTGTCGGAAATGGCTTTAAAAGAAAAGGAGCAAAGGACTTTTTGCTTCTTGTCTCAAAGCTAAAAACGCCAGTAAATGCGCTAATAGTAGGCAAAGATAAAAATTTAAATTCATATAAGAAGCTAGCAAAAAAGCTAAAAATAAAGGCATTTTTTACAGGTGAGCAAAAAATGACTGCAAAATTTTATGAAGCAAGCGATATTTTTATATTTCCAACACACTATGAGCCATTTTCAAATGTCGTTCTAGAGGCGCTTAGCTTTAAAAATATTGTCTTTACAACGGCTCAAAATGGGGCAGCTGAAATTTTAGAAAATCGTTTTATCATGCGTGAACCAAATGATGAAAGTATACTGGAGCTAGTAGAGCAGGTGCTTAATGATAATGACATGATGAGAGAGCTGCAAGAGAAGGCATTTGCGCTTTCACAAAAATTTAGTATAGAAGAAAATGCAAGCAAAACTCTTGAAATCATAAACGAAGTGCTAAATTTGGAGTAA
- the exbB gene encoding TonB-system energizer ExbB encodes MELIKHHIDHVIIAILGIMSFFVLWYTIERIIFYSRVDIKGYKSIEALEEALTKNLTTLYIIYSNAPYIGLLGTVAGIMITFYDMGMAGGIDTKSIMVGLSLALKATAFGLLVAIPTLMIYNGFVRKVDVMLNRYKAENASK; translated from the coding sequence ATGGAGCTAATTAAACATCACATTGATCATGTAATTATTGCGATTTTAGGCATTATGAGTTTTTTTGTACTTTGGTATACGATTGAGCGTATCATTTTTTATTCACGCGTTGATATAAAAGGCTATAAAAGTATTGAAGCGCTTGAAGAAGCACTAACCAAAAATTTAACCACACTTTACATTATCTACTCAAATGCACCATATATAGGACTTCTTGGTACAGTTGCTGGAATTATGATCACATTTTATGATATGGGTATGGCAGGCGGAATCGATACTAAAAGCATAATGGTCGGCCTCTCTCTTGCATTAAAAGCAACTGCTTTTGGACTACTTGTGGCAATACCAACTTTGATGATTTACAATGGTTTTGTCAGAAAAGTAGATGTGATGCTAAATAGATACAAGGCTGAAAATGCGTCTAAATAA
- the exbD gene encoding TonB system transport protein ExbD produces the protein MRLNKKDGLNIVPFIDIMLVLLAIVLSISTFIAQGKISIDLPSANSAEQSKEDDKKVSVVIDKDNKFFIDDVEISENELKDKLNAVDIKTLIELKSDKNSKFDSFVKVIDILKEKGHENFAIQTISE, from the coding sequence ATGCGTCTAAATAAAAAAGATGGGTTAAATATTGTCCCATTTATTGATATTATGCTTGTTTTGCTCGCCATCGTGCTTAGTATTTCGACTTTTATCGCTCAAGGCAAGATATCTATTGATCTTCCAAGTGCAAACAGTGCTGAGCAAAGCAAAGAGGACGATAAAAAGGTAAGTGTAGTAATTGATAAGGATAATAAATTTTTTATAGATGATGTAGAAATTTCTGAGAACGAACTTAAAGATAAGTTAAATGCGGTTGATATAAAGACATTGATCGAACTAAAAAGCGATAAAAATTCGAAATTTGATAGCTTCGTCAAAGTAATTGATATATTAAAAGAGAAGGGCCACGAAAATTTTGCAATCCAAACAATCTCTGAATAA
- a CDS encoding cytochrome-c peroxidase, whose amino-acid sequence MKIKSVLLGLVALATALNAQNLIQDALDAGLVAIPSDPKALTKAINEASPDTEKYPTTMAAYELGKRLYFDPRLSKSGIISCNTCHNLGLGGADGVPASTGHKWTPNPHHVNAPTVYNSVFNSVQFWDGRAAHLAAQAAGPMTAMPEMASTPELVEQRLKSIPAYVSEFKAAFNSDVSFELVTTAIGIFERTLVTPSRFDKFLEGDETALNGAEKKGLKTFIDKGCATCHNGINLGGTLQPFEVAGKYEFANLGDFKGDANGLVKAPTLRNIELTAPYFHNGAVWSLKDAVKMMGSVQLGIEINDKEAADIVTFLNSLTGKMPKVEYPSFPASTEKTPKPELDY is encoded by the coding sequence ATGAAAATTAAGTCAGTTTTGTTGGGTTTGGTTGCGTTAGCGACGGCGCTAAACGCTCAAAATTTGATCCAAGACGCGCTAGATGCGGGTCTAGTCGCTATCCCTAGCGATCCAAAGGCGCTAACCAAAGCGATAAACGAAGCTTCTCCGGATACTGAGAAATATCCAACCACTATGGCTGCTTACGAGCTTGGTAAGAGGCTTTATTTTGATCCGAGATTATCAAAATCCGGCATTATCAGCTGCAACACCTGTCACAACTTGGGCTTAGGCGGAGCGGACGGCGTACCTGCATCTACAGGTCACAAATGGACCCCAAACCCTCATCACGTAAATGCTCCGACGGTTTACAACTCCGTATTTAACTCGGTGCAGTTTTGGGATGGACGCGCCGCTCACCTAGCCGCTCAGGCTGCCGGCCCGATGACTGCTATGCCGGAGATGGCTTCTACTCCGGAGCTTGTCGAGCAAAGGCTAAAATCGATCCCAGCGTATGTGAGCGAGTTTAAGGCCGCGTTTAATAGCGACGTGAGCTTTGAGTTGGTAACGACGGCCATAGGTATCTTTGAAAGAACGCTCGTAACTCCGTCTAGATTCGATAAATTTTTAGAAGGCGACGAGACTGCGCTAAACGGCGCTGAGAAAAAAGGACTAAAAACCTTCATCGACAAGGGTTGCGCTACATGCCATAACGGCATAAACTTGGGCGGTACTTTACAGCCGTTTGAGGTTGCGGGCAAATATGAATTTGCAAATTTGGGCGACTTTAAAGGCGATGCAAACGGTCTAGTAAAAGCTCCTACGTTACGCAACATCGAGCTAACGGCTCCGTATTTTCACAACGGTGCAGTTTGGTCGCTAAAAGATGCCGTCAAAATGATGGGTAGCGTACAGCTAGGTATCGAGATAAATGACAAAGAAGCCGCCGATATCGTGACGTTTTTAAATTCGCTAACAGGCAAAATGCCTAAAGTCGAATATCCGTCCTTCCCTGCATCTACCGAAAAGACCCCAAAACCGGAGCTTGACTACTAA
- the flhB gene encoding flagellar biosynthesis protein FlhB produces MADEDQEKTEEATPKKIEDAKKDGNVPKSQDLAGFVTLVIAIGVLLAMLNFMKEQIISLYIYYSKFIGQPLTLPTVKLIVINTFARSLLMILPVCICVAIAGVIANVMQFGFIFTTKPIMPNFGKINPLKGLKNLFSMKKVIDSIKIVLKVSIVFGVGFYFFLQFIKELPHTLFFSMFDQLAWLKEKLIILVSVMLFILFVIGLIDLLIVRFQYFKDLRMSKQEIKDEYKQMEGDPQVKGRIRQAQMRAAKRRMMQNIPQADVVITNPTHYAVAIRYDKSRDEAPIILAKGVDFLALQIKKIAVENGVQIYENPPLARELYKICEVDDTIPAHLFRAVAEVLSFVYMSNKQKFKDKL; encoded by the coding sequence ATGGCAGACGAAGATCAAGAAAAAACCGAAGAAGCGACCCCCAAAAAGATAGAAGATGCCAAAAAGGATGGTAATGTCCCCAAAAGTCAGGACCTAGCTGGGTTCGTGACCCTAGTTATTGCTATTGGCGTATTACTTGCAATGCTAAATTTTATGAAAGAACAGATCATCTCACTTTATATCTATTACTCAAAATTTATCGGTCAGCCACTTACCTTACCGACAGTGAAACTAATCGTCATAAATACCTTTGCAAGGTCGCTTCTTATGATACTTCCAGTTTGTATCTGCGTAGCGATCGCTGGTGTCATCGCAAATGTAATGCAGTTTGGATTTATCTTTACCACAAAACCCATAATGCCAAATTTTGGCAAGATAAATCCGCTAAAAGGGCTAAAAAATTTATTCTCGATGAAAAAAGTGATAGACAGTATTAAAATCGTGCTAAAAGTTAGCATCGTCTTTGGTGTTGGATTTTATTTTTTCTTGCAGTTTATAAAGGAGCTACCGCACACGCTCTTTTTTTCTATGTTTGATCAGCTTGCTTGGCTAAAAGAAAAGCTTATTATTCTTGTTAGTGTCATGCTTTTTATACTTTTCGTGATCGGACTTATTGACCTTCTTATCGTGCGCTTTCAATATTTTAAAGACCTTCGTATGAGCAAGCAAGAGATAAAAGATGAGTATAAGCAAATGGAAGGAGATCCGCAGGTAAAAGGCAGAATTCGTCAAGCCCAAATGCGTGCAGCCAAGCGTCGAATGATGCAAAATATCCCACAAGCTGACGTAGTCATCACAAACCCTACTCACTACGCCGTGGCGATAAGATATGATAAAAGTCGTGACGAAGCACCGATAATACTTGCAAAAGGTGTTGATTTTTTAGCACTACAAATCAAAAAAATAGCCGTTGAAAATGGTGTGCAAATTTATGAAAATCCACCACTCGCAAGAGAGCTTTATAAAATTTGTGAAGTCGATGATACGATACCAGCACATCTTTTTAGGGCCGTAGCCGAAGTGCTAAGCTTCGTTTATATGAGCAATAAACAAAAATTTAAAGATAAGCTTTGA
- a CDS encoding ribosomal maturation YjgA family protein → MRHSLRARLFFLLVAVVILAIEIYIAVFVKGGFVRHYLGDVLVTVMLYAFGRAIFKTAPKILAFEIFIFSLFIEILQYFKVLEILDIHNLIIRIVFGGTFDVSDIVCYALGCLLAYLTDVICFLQKYKSPKI, encoded by the coding sequence ATGAGACATAGCTTGCGAGCTAGATTGTTCTTTTTGCTCGTAGCAGTGGTGATTTTAGCAATCGAAATTTATATCGCAGTTTTTGTCAAAGGTGGCTTCGTGCGACATTATTTGGGTGATGTGCTAGTTACGGTGATGCTTTACGCATTTGGACGAGCTATATTTAAAACTGCACCAAAAATTTTAGCATTTGAAATATTTATCTTCTCGCTATTTATAGAAATTTTACAATACTTTAAAGTACTTGAAATTTTAGATATTCATAATTTAATAATACGCATAGTCTTTGGCGGAACATTTGACGTTAGCGACATCGTATGTTACGCGTTGGGCTGTTTGCTGGCTTATTTGACTGATGTCATTTGCTTTCTGCAAAAGTATAAAAGTCCAAAGATATAG
- a CDS encoding anaerobic C4-dicarboxylate transporter, producing MDFLMNLSEGMQFVIQLLIVLICLFYGAKKGGIALGMLGGIGLIVLVFGFNIEPGKPAIDVMLTILAVVVASATLQASGGLDVMLQIAETILRKNPKYVSILAPFVTCTLTILCGTGHVVYTVLPIVYDIAIKNGIRPERPMAASSIASQMGIIASPVSVAVVTLTSFLINAKTHLAGFDGYLDLLKITIPSTFCGVLAVGIFSWFRGKDLDKDEVFQTKLQDPEFKKYVYGDSATLLGKKLPGYQWAAMWIFLGSILVVALLGYFKDLRPSWTTYKDATVVQVIANLPTEQKVLKTLKIKDASIQTEAAELKVANDKLNANQKAQSVKIIGKDANQTLTRTADGAVTYINEKGAKEEFQGAYINISNKQASSKSLSMVHVIQIFMLLTGAIILIFTPTDASKIGKNEIFRSGMIALVAVFGISWMAETMFAVHTPMMKEALGSIVKEHPWTYAVMLLIISKFVNSQAAALVAFVPLALNIDVNPAIILAFAPACYGYYILPTYPSDLAAIQFDRSGTTHIGKFVINHSFIIPGLIGVISSCIFGYIFATAFGYL from the coding sequence ATGGATTTTCTCATGAATTTAAGTGAAGGCATGCAGTTTGTTATCCAGCTTCTCATCGTCCTTATCTGTTTGTTCTACGGAGCTAAAAAAGGCGGTATCGCGCTTGGTATGCTAGGCGGTATCGGTCTTATAGTCCTCGTTTTTGGATTTAATATCGAGCCTGGTAAGCCTGCTATCGATGTTATGCTAACTATCCTCGCTGTTGTTGTGGCAAGTGCTACGCTTCAAGCTAGTGGTGGTCTTGATGTTATGCTTCAAATAGCAGAAACTATACTTAGAAAAAATCCAAAGTATGTAAGTATCTTGGCTCCATTTGTAACATGTACGCTTACTATTTTATGCGGTACTGGACACGTTGTTTATACCGTGCTTCCTATCGTTTATGATATCGCTATCAAAAATGGTATCCGCCCAGAGCGACCAATGGCAGCAAGCTCAATAGCTTCACAAATGGGTATCATCGCTAGCCCAGTTTCAGTTGCTGTTGTAACTCTTACAAGCTTTCTTATTAATGCTAAAACTCACCTAGCTGGCTTTGATGGATATTTAGATCTTTTAAAGATTACAATTCCATCAACATTTTGCGGTGTTTTGGCGGTAGGAATTTTTAGCTGGTTTAGAGGCAAAGATCTTGATAAAGACGAAGTATTTCAAACAAAGCTTCAAGATCCTGAGTTTAAAAAATATGTTTATGGCGATAGTGCGACACTTTTAGGTAAAAAGCTTCCTGGCTATCAATGGGCTGCGATGTGGATATTTTTAGGCTCTATCCTTGTAGTTGCGCTTCTTGGATATTTTAAAGATCTTCGCCCAAGCTGGACTACTTACAAAGACGCAACAGTCGTTCAAGTAATAGCCAACCTTCCAACTGAGCAAAAAGTCTTAAAAACCTTAAAAATAAAAGATGCTAGCATCCAAACAGAGGCGGCTGAGCTAAAAGTAGCAAACGATAAGCTAAATGCTAATCAAAAAGCTCAATCAGTCAAAATCATCGGCAAAGATGCAAATCAAACTCTTACTCGTACGGCTGATGGCGCAGTAACATATATAAATGAAAAAGGCGCAAAAGAAGAATTTCAAGGTGCTTACATCAATATAAGCAACAAACAAGCATCTTCAAAAAGCCTAAGCATGGTTCATGTTATCCAAATTTTCATGCTTTTAACTGGTGCTATCATCTTAATCTTTACACCAACAGATGCTAGCAAGATCGGTAAAAACGAGATATTTAGATCAGGTATGATTGCTCTTGTTGCAGTTTTTGGTATCTCTTGGATGGCTGAGACTATGTTTGCAGTACACACTCCGATGATGAAGGAGGCGCTAGGAAGCATCGTAAAAGAGCACCCTTGGACTTATGCGGTTATGCTTTTGATTATCTCAAAATTTGTAAATTCTCAAGCTGCAGCCTTGGTTGCTTTTGTGCCATTAGCATTAAATATCGATGTTAATCCTGCTATCATTCTAGCCTTTGCACCAGCTTGCTACGGATACTACATCCTGCCAACATATCCAAGCGACCTTGCGGCTATCCAGTTTGATAGAAGCGGTACGACACATATTGGTAAATTTGTTATCAATCACAGCTTTATCATTCCGGGACTTATTGGTGTTATATCCTCTTGTATATTTGGCTATATTTTTGCAACCGCTTTTGGATATCTATAA
- the waaF gene encoding lipopolysaccharide heptosyltransferase II, translated as MRVFIELPTWLGDAVMASAAIENLSKNAKNIVFFGSYVACELYKSHPKCEKVVIDDSKKQNSRYLSLIKTASKLGKFDIAISFRSSFASKFLLFFLKATQKFCFKKSSESLHQVQKYLNFIKQSLNLKEISNELKIYYEAKKSEQKLLVLNPGASYGSAKRWYPHYFAEVALHFKDKFDVKITGSKAELEICNEIEQMLLQNGMKCENLAGKTSIKELCEVIGSIKNGIFLTNDSGPMHIAAAYKVPLVALFGPTKFKETNPWQDESAKIVHLNLECMPCMKRVCPIKTHTCMKELTPKIVITEIELLRKKLNF; from the coding sequence GTGAGAGTGTTTATAGAGCTTCCGACTTGGCTTGGAGATGCTGTGATGGCGAGTGCAGCGATAGAAAATTTAAGTAAAAATGCTAAAAATATTGTATTTTTTGGCTCTTATGTGGCCTGTGAGCTTTACAAATCACATCCAAAGTGCGAAAAAGTAGTCATTGACGATAGTAAAAAGCAAAACTCAAGATATTTAAGTCTTATAAAAACGGCTAGCAAGCTTGGAAAATTTGATATCGCTATTAGTTTTAGAAGCTCATTTGCTAGTAAATTTTTACTATTTTTTCTAAAAGCAACGCAAAAATTTTGCTTTAAAAAGAGTAGCGAGAGCTTGCATCAGGTGCAAAAATATCTAAATTTCATAAAGCAAAGCCTAAATTTAAAAGAAATTTCAAACGAACTAAAAATTTATTATGAAGCTAAAAAAAGCGAGCAAAAACTCCTCGTGCTAAATCCAGGTGCTAGCTATGGAAGTGCTAAAAGGTGGTATCCGCACTATTTTGCAGAGGTTGCTCTGCACTTTAAAGATAAATTTGATGTAAAGATCACTGGCTCGAAAGCCGAGCTTGAAATTTGCAATGAAATCGAGCAAATGCTCTTACAAAATGGCATGAAATGTGAAAATTTAGCCGGAAAAACGAGCATAAAAGAGCTTTGCGAGGTCATAGGTTCTATAAAAAATGGTATCTTTTTGACAAACGATAGTGGTCCTATGCATATCGCAGCTGCTTATAAAGTGCCACTTGTGGCTCTTTTTGGACCGACTAAATTTAAAGAGACTAACCCATGGCAAGATGAAAGTGCGAAGATAGTGCATTTAAATTTAGAGTGTATGCCATGCATGAAGCGAGTGTGTCCTATAAAAACACATACCTGTATGAAGGAGCTTACGCCAAAAATAGTTATCACTGAAATAGAGCTGCTAAGAAAAAAATTAAATTTTTGA